A genomic stretch from Candidatus Latescibacterota bacterium includes:
- a CDS encoding lamin tail domain-containing protein: MHPRFTLARALALGALCLGAAGARASAPMDWPALVTLLQADSLGAAAPLDLRGVLVGDFFSDLYFADPEGRDLPGLRVESGEHLAELGDLVALRGRLAADRDGPALDVDDPLTDVLPLREAGLQQQRSWPATAAELLAAPERWRNRLVELSELSVAEIFRDPNGVPWLARVTEDGDTLGVEMNDGNQPPLREGERLPGLRGIWAQRGEHWNLRPRSSEDWLREEGGARGVRPPDRELAFRGRVSEGKVGGLPGKAPRAHLLLDEICYDPVGPAGVTEGEAGESFAVVNTGDRRQSLDGWSVTDNEGVWRFPAGTSLAAGGRIHVARGFERFTWEFGFAPDLSFDRAPTPGDSALVLDNAGDELLLLDDRGRVVDAVVWEAGWAEAQPGWTGPATGPFRFNDYVPEEGQVLWRKRSLERGLRLDTDSAADWITDPDDPDLGLSVAFPGWDRDLFLDTARCEGEAEVTALLSPDNSYQGVRDFLRSATESLEIEIYLFTHAGLADELVAAMERGVRVTILLDGEVYGARGGTYDVVRAIAHRLSAHPSGRGHVYFWRNGDDPRHTGMDADIPDRYNHCHQKFVIADRRRVLVSSDNFTQSSVPDDDKANGTSGSRGAMLITDAPCVVERAVAIWEADFDPNRQRDVVLYVPREGLDERDPRPGEDRDSYQPVQPAPFSERLRARFELSQSPDNALRPDRGYLGHINAAGQGDLVLVQQQYERAWWGYGENRSPNPRLVACVEAARRGARVRILLSGAGGDEGGAKSRLTRDRFNALAAEEGLDFTVALGTLPGDRPGRDAPIHNKMLLVRAGGAHWCHVGSANGSETANRYNRELGLSIDSPALFSYLAEAFTDDWLRAVGVTEDVGAP, from the coding sequence ATGCACCCGCGCTTCACGCTCGCCCGCGCCCTCGCGCTCGGCGCCCTCTGCCTCGGCGCCGCCGGCGCCCGGGCCTCGGCCCCGATGGACTGGCCCGCGCTCGTCACCCTGCTGCAGGCCGACAGCCTCGGCGCGGCGGCGCCGCTGGACCTCCGCGGCGTGCTGGTGGGGGACTTCTTCAGCGATCTCTATTTCGCCGATCCCGAGGGACGCGACCTGCCCGGCCTGCGGGTGGAGAGCGGCGAGCACCTGGCCGAACTGGGCGATCTGGTGGCGCTGCGCGGTCGGCTCGCCGCCGACCGCGACGGCCCCGCCCTCGACGTGGACGACCCGCTCACGGACGTCCTCCCCCTGCGGGAGGCTGGACTGCAGCAGCAGCGCAGCTGGCCGGCCACCGCGGCCGAGCTGCTGGCCGCGCCCGAGCGCTGGCGCAACCGCCTGGTGGAGCTCTCCGAGCTCAGCGTGGCGGAGATCTTCCGCGACCCCAACGGCGTGCCCTGGCTCGCCCGCGTGACCGAGGACGGCGACACGCTGGGCGTCGAGATGAACGACGGCAACCAGCCACCGCTGCGCGAGGGCGAGCGCCTGCCCGGCCTGCGCGGCATCTGGGCCCAGCGCGGCGAGCACTGGAACCTGCGCCCGCGCTCGTCCGAGGACTGGCTGCGCGAGGAGGGCGGCGCCCGGGGCGTGCGCCCGCCCGATCGCGAGCTGGCCTTCCGCGGCCGCGTCAGCGAGGGCAAGGTGGGCGGCCTGCCGGGCAAGGCGCCGCGGGCGCATCTCCTGCTGGACGAGATCTGCTACGACCCCGTGGGCCCGGCGGGCGTCACCGAAGGCGAGGCGGGCGAGTCCTTCGCGGTGGTCAACACGGGCGACCGGCGACAGTCGCTGGACGGCTGGTCGGTGACCGACAACGAGGGCGTCTGGCGCTTCCCCGCGGGGACGAGTCTCGCCGCGGGCGGACGGATCCACGTGGCCCGCGGCTTCGAGCGCTTCACCTGGGAGTTCGGCTTCGCGCCGGACCTGTCCTTCGACCGCGCGCCCACGCCGGGCGACAGCGCCCTGGTGCTGGACAACGCCGGCGACGAGCTGCTGCTGCTCGACGACCGCGGCCGCGTGGTGGACGCGGTGGTCTGGGAGGCCGGCTGGGCGGAGGCGCAGCCGGGCTGGACCGGGCCGGCCACCGGTCCCTTCCGCTTCAACGACTACGTGCCCGAGGAGGGGCAGGTGCTCTGGCGCAAGCGCAGCCTCGAGCGCGGCCTGCGCCTGGACACGGACAGCGCCGCCGACTGGATCACCGATCCCGACGACCCCGACCTGGGCCTGAGCGTCGCCTTCCCTGGCTGGGACCGCGACCTGTTCCTCGACACGGCCCGCTGCGAGGGCGAGGCGGAGGTCACGGCGCTGCTCTCGCCGGACAACAGCTACCAGGGCGTGCGCGACTTCCTGCGCTCGGCCACCGAGTCCCTCGAGATCGAGATCTACCTGTTCACGCACGCGGGCCTGGCCGACGAGCTAGTGGCCGCGATGGAGCGCGGCGTGCGCGTGACGATCCTGCTCGACGGCGAGGTCTACGGCGCCCGCGGCGGCACCTACGACGTGGTCCGCGCCATCGCGCACCGCCTCAGCGCGCATCCGTCGGGGCGAGGGCACGTCTACTTCTGGCGCAACGGCGACGACCCCCGCCACACCGGCATGGACGCGGACATCCCCGACCGCTACAACCACTGCCACCAGAAGTTCGTCATCGCCGATCGGCGGCGCGTGCTGGTGAGCAGCGACAACTTCACGCAGAGCAGCGTGCCGGACGACGACAAGGCGAACGGCACCAGCGGCTCGCGGGGCGCGATGCTCATCACCGACGCGCCCTGCGTCGTGGAGCGGGCCGTGGCCATCTGGGAGGCCGACTTCGATCCGAACCGGCAGCGGGACGTCGTGCTCTACGTGCCGCGCGAGGGACTCGACGAGCGCGATCCGCGTCCCGGTGAGGATCGCGACAGCTATCAGCCCGTGCAGCCCGCGCCCTTCAGCGAGCGCCTGCGCGCGCGCTTCGAGCTGAGCCAGTCGCCCGACAACGCGCTGCGGCCCGACCGCGGCTATCTGGGGCACATCAACGCCGCCGGCCAGGGCGACCTGGTGCTGGTGCAGCAGCAGTACGAGCGCGCCTGGTGGGGCTACGGCGAGAATCGCTCGCCCAACCCGCGGCTCGTCGCCTGCGTGGAGGCTGCGCGGCGCGGGGCGCGCGTGCGCATCCTGCTGAGCGGCGCGGGTGGCGACGAAGGCGGCGCGAAGAGCCGCCTCACCCGCGATCGCTTCAACGCGCTGGCGGCCGAGGAGGGGCTCGACTTCACGGTGGCGCTCGGCACGCTGCCCGGGGACCGTCCGGGGAGGGACGCGCCCATCCACAACAAGATGCTCCTCGTTCGCGCGGGCGGCGCGCACTGGTGCCACGTGGGCAGCGCCAACGGCAGCGAGACGGCCAACCGCTACAACCGGGAGCTGGGCCTGTCCATCGACTCGCCGGCGCTGTTCAGCTATCTGGCCGAGGCGTTCACGGACGACTGGCTGCGGGCGGTGGGCGTCACCGAGGACGTGGGCGCGCCCTAG
- a CDS encoding TonB-dependent receptor, producing MTSIRTLALAILLVLGAAGSAAALPALEGRLVDAGTGDAVAGATVLMPARELRLETDAEGRFTLPDPPAEPFTLVFSHLAYEPRVMVLELSSFPDATLTVELEPTYYSGEKVVVSASRYSPDVHLSQTNLTAEEVQARSAEKDLPLLLETTPGLYASQDAGNGVGYTYLKLRGFDQKRIGVMINGIPLNDPEDHQVYWVDMPDLAGSLEDVQVQRGVTNSLGGMSAIAGSVNLVTDVLGPEPGGQFSVAAGSFGTAKQSLGWQSGLLGGRFATGLRISHLASDGYRDRSGTDQWGAFWSGRFLTPHSATQMNVYTGRELTHQAWYGLSDDERVADRRANPETYANAVDDFSQPHYELHHRWDLRANLQLESSLYWIHGEGFYENFKQDADPVAYSLDTFLGLPDSVPVDLVRRKWVDKDQRGFLTHATWQKGPSRAIFGGDFYDFHSHHWGDLQLVEGFGTATAIGLPHYHDYTGDKRAWSAYVNEQFALGLGFTALADLHFTHKSYDFFQQATGNFQGALRNRYKVSYDFFDPKGGLHWKAPGRPWGGELGVYGHFGLAHREPADAEMFDAWVDGTDLGARPLFATATPIYDVNGLAYIYWTDPQVEAESVRDYELGLSWRGDGLSLSLDGYLMEFENEIVDYGQLNADGQGVRGNAEQTLHRGVELGLTADLDALLGDDALAGHQVLDVAFARSWDQFERFILHEFDGTRRNYGGNPIAGAPTYLGTFGLDSDWGPLRSRLSLRAVGRQQLDNSGIEARSIDPYQVMDVALTLDPAQLGLAALEGTTVELQLYNALDVEYATWGYYDPYGAGNYVVPAAKSHFLLGVRHAF from the coding sequence ATGACCTCGATCCGCACGCTCGCACTTGCCATTCTTCTCGTCCTCGGCGCGGCCGGTTCCGCCGCGGCGCTGCCCGCGCTGGAGGGCCGGCTCGTGGACGCCGGCACGGGCGACGCCGTCGCCGGCGCCACCGTGCTCATGCCGGCCCGCGAACTGCGCCTGGAGACCGACGCCGAGGGCCGCTTCACGCTCCCCGACCCGCCGGCGGAGCCCTTCACGCTCGTCTTCAGCCACCTGGCCTACGAGCCCAGGGTGATGGTGCTGGAGCTGTCCAGCTTCCCCGACGCGACGCTCACCGTGGAACTCGAGCCCACCTACTACAGCGGCGAGAAGGTGGTGGTGAGCGCGTCGCGCTACAGCCCGGACGTCCACCTCAGCCAGACCAACCTCACCGCCGAGGAGGTGCAGGCCCGCAGCGCCGAGAAGGACCTGCCGCTCCTGCTCGAAACCACTCCCGGCCTCTACGCCAGCCAGGACGCGGGCAACGGCGTGGGCTACACCTACCTCAAGCTGCGCGGCTTCGACCAGAAGCGCATCGGCGTGATGATCAACGGCATCCCGCTCAACGACCCCGAGGACCACCAGGTCTACTGGGTGGACATGCCGGACCTGGCCGGATCGCTGGAGGACGTGCAGGTGCAGCGCGGCGTGACCAACTCCCTGGGCGGCATGAGCGCGATCGCGGGCTCGGTGAATCTCGTCACCGACGTCCTGGGCCCCGAGCCCGGCGGGCAGTTCAGCGTGGCCGCGGGCAGCTTCGGCACCGCCAAGCAGAGCCTCGGCTGGCAGAGCGGCCTGCTGGGCGGGCGCTTCGCCACCGGCCTGCGCATCAGCCACCTCGCCAGCGACGGCTACCGCGACCGCTCCGGCACCGATCAGTGGGGCGCGTTCTGGAGCGGGCGCTTCCTGACGCCGCACAGCGCGACGCAGATGAACGTCTACACGGGCCGCGAGCTCACGCACCAGGCCTGGTACGGCCTCAGCGACGACGAGCGCGTCGCCGACCGCCGCGCGAACCCCGAGACCTACGCCAACGCCGTGGACGACTTCTCGCAGCCGCACTACGAGCTGCACCACCGCTGGGACCTGCGCGCGAACCTGCAGCTCGAGTCCAGCCTCTACTGGATCCACGGCGAGGGCTTCTACGAGAACTTCAAGCAGGATGCCGACCCGGTGGCCTACTCGCTGGACACCTTCCTCGGCCTGCCCGACTCGGTGCCGGTGGATCTCGTCCGCCGCAAGTGGGTGGACAAGGATCAGCGCGGCTTCCTGACCCACGCCACCTGGCAGAAGGGCCCGAGCCGCGCCATCTTCGGCGGCGACTTCTACGACTTCCATTCGCATCACTGGGGCGACCTGCAGCTGGTGGAGGGCTTCGGCACGGCCACGGCCATCGGCCTGCCGCACTACCACGACTACACCGGCGACAAGCGGGCCTGGTCCGCCTACGTCAACGAGCAGTTCGCGCTGGGCCTGGGCTTCACCGCGCTGGCCGACCTGCACTTCACGCACAAGAGCTACGACTTCTTCCAGCAGGCCACCGGCAACTTCCAGGGCGCGCTGCGCAACCGCTACAAGGTGAGCTACGACTTCTTCGACCCCAAGGGCGGCCTCCACTGGAAGGCGCCGGGGCGGCCCTGGGGCGGCGAGCTGGGCGTCTACGGCCACTTCGGCCTGGCGCATCGCGAGCCGGCCGACGCCGAGATGTTCGACGCCTGGGTCGACGGCACCGACCTCGGCGCCCGGCCCCTCTTCGCCACTGCCACGCCGATCTACGACGTGAACGGTCTCGCCTACATCTACTGGACCGACCCGCAGGTCGAGGCCGAGTCCGTGCGGGACTACGAGCTCGGCCTGAGCTGGCGCGGCGACGGCCTGAGCCTGTCGCTGGACGGCTACCTCATGGAGTTCGAGAACGAGATCGTCGACTACGGCCAGCTGAACGCGGACGGTCAGGGCGTGCGCGGCAACGCCGAGCAGACCCTGCACCGCGGCGTCGAGCTGGGGCTCACGGCCGATCTCGACGCCCTGCTCGGCGACGACGCCCTGGCCGGCCACCAGGTCCTCGACGTCGCCTTCGCGCGCAGCTGGGACCAGTTCGAGCGCTTCATCCTGCACGAGTTCGACGGCACCCGCCGCAACTACGGCGGCAATCCCATCGCCGGCGCGCCGACCTACCTCGGCACCTTCGGCCTCGACTCCGACTGGGGCCCCCTGCGCTCGCGGCTCAGCCTGCGCGCGGTGGGCCGGCAGCAGCTCGACAACAGCGGCATCGAAGCGCGCAGCATCGATCCCTACCAGGTGATGGACGTCGCCCTCACGCTCGACCCCGCCCAGCTCGGCCTCGCCGCGCTGGAGGGCACGACGGTGGAGCTGCAGCTCTACAACGCGCTGGACGTGGAGTACGCCACCTGGGGCTACTACGACCCGTACGGGGCGGGCAACTACGTCGTGCCCGCCGCCAAGAGCCACTTCCTGCTGGGGGTGCGCCACGCCTTCTGA
- a CDS encoding thiamine diphosphokinase: protein MVLCDGPAPPYAVLAHWLEDADCFVCADAAGRPYDRLPRPPDLVIGDFDSLHRDPSASIIEAPDAHVPTGDDQNVGEHPALVDGLPALHVPEQESTDSEKALLWALKNFYAEGVLLGATGARIDHSFFNVSLLERFATRMALCIADEYSVNIRLAPHSYTHWELPTGTGFSVVPLSSPVQEVSLDGAAYPLHDAPLAPGGPNAVSNRVVDPPLRVRVGDGSLLLSVSLLRDRDRRWD from the coding sequence GTGGTCCTCTGCGACGGCCCCGCGCCGCCCTACGCCGTCCTCGCGCACTGGCTGGAGGACGCGGACTGCTTCGTCTGCGCCGACGCGGCGGGCCGGCCCTACGACCGGCTGCCGCGGCCGCCGGATCTCGTCATCGGCGACTTCGATTCGCTGCACCGCGACCCGTCGGCGTCGATCATCGAGGCGCCGGACGCGCACGTGCCCACCGGCGACGACCAGAACGTCGGCGAGCACCCGGCCCTCGTGGACGGCCTGCCCGCGCTCCACGTGCCGGAGCAGGAGAGCACCGATTCGGAGAAGGCGCTGCTCTGGGCGCTCAAGAACTTCTACGCCGAGGGCGTGCTGCTGGGCGCCACCGGCGCGCGGATCGACCACAGCTTCTTCAACGTCTCCCTGCTCGAGCGCTTCGCCACGCGCATGGCGCTGTGCATCGCGGACGAGTACAGCGTCAACATCCGCCTCGCCCCGCACTCGTACACGCACTGGGAGCTGCCCACGGGCACCGGCTTCTCGGTGGTGCCGCTGAGCAGCCCGGTACAGGAGGTCAGCCTGGACGGCGCGGCCTACCCCCTCCACGACGCGCCCCTCGCCCCCGGCGGCCCCAACGCGGTGTCCAACCGCGTGGTGGATCCCCCGCTCCGCGTGCGCGTGGGCGACGGCTCGCTCCTGCTCAGCGTCTCGCTGCTGCGCGACCGCGATCGCCGCTGGGACTGA